One window of the Shewanella litorisediminis genome contains the following:
- the erpA gene encoding iron-sulfur cluster insertion protein ErpA, with protein sequence MTEQADVAMPISFTDAAAAKVKALLDEEQNDALKLRVYVTGGGCSGFQYGFTFDEKVNDGDFTVEKQGVQLVVDPMSLQYLMGGEVDYTSGLEGSRFFVKNPNATTTCGCGASFSV encoded by the coding sequence ATGACTGAACAAGCTGACGTAGCCATGCCCATTTCTTTTACCGATGCGGCCGCTGCCAAAGTTAAGGCTCTGCTTGATGAAGAGCAGAATGATGCACTCAAGCTGCGTGTCTATGTGACCGGCGGTGGCTGTTCTGGATTCCAGTACGGTTTCACCTTCGATGAAAAGGTGAACGACGGCGATTTCACCGTGGAAAAGCAGGGTGTTCAGCTGGTGGTCGACCCAATGAGTCTGCAATATCTGATGGGCGGTGAAGTGGATTACACCTCAGGCCTGGAAGGTTCACGCTTCTTTGTGAAAAACCCCAATGCCACCACCACCTGTGGCTGTGGCGCCAGCTTCTCTGTATAA
- a CDS encoding DUF2750 domain-containing protein — MTKKTLAQITAMTPEARYDYLVAEVKEHKEIWTLQDQDGCVMLTTDEDDCIPMWPSEEAAALWAVDEWQDCEPLSIPLNEWLERWVAGMQDDDLQVAVFPVQEDLGVVVPPWELESRLQPKPRH, encoded by the coding sequence ATGACCAAGAAAACACTGGCGCAAATCACCGCCATGACACCCGAAGCCCGTTACGACTACCTGGTTGCCGAAGTTAAAGAACATAAGGAAATCTGGACGCTGCAGGATCAGGATGGTTGCGTAATGCTGACCACGGATGAGGATGACTGCATCCCCATGTGGCCCTCCGAAGAGGCTGCTGCACTGTGGGCTGTGGACGAGTGGCAGGATTGCGAGCCACTGTCTATTCCGCTCAACGAGTGGCTGGAGCGCTGGGTGGCAGGCATGCAGGATGACGATCTGCAGGTCGCCGTATTCCCTGTTCAGGAGGATTTGGGTGTCGTGGTTCCACCTTGGGAGCTCGAAAGCCGCCTTCAGCCCAAGCCACGCCACTGA